A part of Limihaloglobus sulfuriphilus genomic DNA contains:
- a CDS encoding PEP-CTERM sorting domain-containing protein: MKSTNTILVFAVIVIATVSFNVNAAIVDLAQNNTSEGTINGAIFRNGSFPIDGAGTIDPRITNQEAEGFLHFPSTGNTRDISGHNTSAANPLFTDVGDAGTDDITVGMLTGKVIGTEWYFEIIVDTNENNSDSGQITYIDDMKIYTSPHPGINTTNLNDFTTPGIGDGILRYDFQANGGDNQVIFNYELASGGYSSVYDVVAHIPVINFTGADVSDYVYVYIELGNASDGADNLMYFTTGDYPPIPVPEPAAFAIFASGAVFITWKKR, from the coding sequence ATGAAAAGTACTAACACAATTCTAGTATTCGCAGTTATAGTAATTGCGACCGTATCGTTTAATGTCAACGCAGCAATTGTTGACCTTGCACAAAACAATACCTCAGAGGGCACCATCAATGGAGCAATCTTCCGCAATGGAAGCTTCCCGATTGATGGGGCAGGAACTATTGACCCGCGTATCACAAACCAGGAGGCAGAGGGATTCCTACACTTCCCTTCTACCGGCAACACGAGAGACATCAGCGGTCATAACACCAGTGCGGCAAACCCGTTATTTACAGACGTAGGAGATGCCGGCACCGATGATATCACAGTGGGTATGCTAACCGGTAAAGTTATCGGCACCGAATGGTATTTCGAAATCATTGTGGACACCAACGAAAACAACAGCGACTCCGGCCAGATAACCTACATAGACGACATGAAAATCTACACATCACCCCATCCGGGCATTAATACAACGAATCTGAACGATTTTACAACTCCCGGAATAGGTGACGGCATTTTAAGGTATGATTTTCAGGCCAACGGCGGCGACAACCAGGTCATCTTCAATTATGAACTGGCTTCCGGCGGCTACAGCAGCGTCTATGACGTTGTAGCCCATATACCTGTGATTAACTTCACCGGAGCTGACGTGTCAGACTATGTATATGTCTATATCGAGCTGGGAAATGCTTCTGATGGAGCCGATAACCTGATGTATTTCACGACAGGCGATTACCCTCCAATACCGGTACCTGAACCGGCGGCATTCGCTATATTTGCCTCGGGAGCAGTATTTATTACCTGGAAAAAACGGTGA
- a CDS encoding ExbD/TolR family protein, producing MKDGKKQERGAKSGHISKSVLSRLIQSRRRSYSLRMMPMIDVIFLLLIFFLVTAKFRPKEDFLPVALPSDSQSSELNLIEPLLIELSSNDNGLAVVIGGYGELTVPDDEPETGLVDFERMLLEVFEAQSRTVGDPVELDCSDNLKWQHLALVYNMLYGLGINDITFPLSE from the coding sequence ATGAAAGACGGTAAAAAACAAGAACGAGGCGCAAAATCCGGCCATATTTCTAAGAGTGTTCTCTCAAGGCTTATACAATCCAGACGGCGAAGCTATTCGCTGAGAATGATGCCGATGATAGATGTTATATTTCTGTTATTGATATTCTTTCTTGTAACGGCGAAATTCAGACCTAAAGAAGATTTTCTGCCCGTGGCTCTGCCGTCGGACTCGCAATCGAGTGAGCTTAATCTCATTGAGCCGCTGCTGATAGAGCTGAGCTCAAACGACAATGGCCTTGCTGTTGTTATCGGCGGCTATGGCGAGCTGACCGTGCCGGACGATGAACCGGAAACTGGGCTTGTAGATTTTGAGAGGATGCTTTTGGAGGTCTTTGAGGCACAAAGCCGCACTGTTGGGGATCCCGTCGAGCTTGATTGCAGCGACAACCTTAAATGGCAGCATCTGGCACTTGTTTACAATATGCTTTATGGGCTGGGTATAAATGATATTACGTTTCCGTTGTCTGAATAA
- the purD gene encoding phosphoribosylamine--glycine ligase encodes MKVLLVGSGGREHAIAWKLSKSKNLDKLFIAPGNPGMIKYGTTVDIDVNDTAALVDFAANNDIGLVVVGPEDPLANGLVDACESAGIKAFGPSAAAARLEADKGFAKKIMKENSIPTAEGRVFDNYPDAKSYIASRDESVVVKAAGLAKGKGVHVCDEPSEAINIAEKIMCENIYGDAGRTIVVEEKLIGQEASILALVDGRTIYVLESSQDHKPVGEGDTGLNTGGMGAYSPTPLVNENMLDQITREVLVPVVDGMNRCGSPFRGVLYAGIMVTQAGPRVLEFNVRFGDPETQPVLMRLKTDLLEVMLAVCEGRLDKMTLDWDRRPAVCVVMSSGGYPGSYEKGKEITGVENAMELDDVMVFHAGTKIENGKLVTAGGRVLGVTAMGDTLKEAQKRAYEAVDLITFEGAYCRRDIGSKALK; translated from the coding sequence ATGAAAGTACTTCTTGTCGGCAGCGGCGGGCGTGAGCATGCCATAGCGTGGAAACTCAGTAAGTCGAAAAACCTCGATAAACTTTTCATCGCTCCGGGTAATCCGGGAATGATAAAATACGGCACTACTGTAGATATTGATGTAAATGACACGGCTGCTTTGGTGGATTTTGCCGCAAATAATGATATCGGCCTTGTAGTTGTAGGTCCCGAGGATCCTCTGGCCAATGGGCTTGTCGATGCATGTGAATCCGCCGGCATAAAGGCGTTTGGGCCCAGTGCGGCAGCCGCGAGACTTGAGGCTGACAAGGGTTTTGCAAAGAAAATCATGAAGGAAAACTCAATTCCCACGGCGGAAGGGCGGGTTTTTGATAATTACCCTGACGCGAAATCTTATATTGCCTCCAGGGATGAATCGGTCGTGGTTAAGGCGGCCGGTCTGGCGAAAGGCAAGGGAGTACATGTCTGCGATGAGCCCAGTGAGGCCATAAACATTGCAGAGAAGATAATGTGCGAAAATATTTACGGAGATGCCGGCAGGACAATCGTTGTAGAGGAAAAACTGATAGGCCAGGAGGCATCGATTCTTGCCCTCGTTGACGGCAGGACGATATATGTGCTTGAATCGTCTCAGGACCACAAGCCCGTAGGCGAGGGTGATACCGGTTTAAATACTGGTGGAATGGGAGCTTACAGCCCTACGCCTTTGGTAAATGAAAATATGCTCGATCAGATAACCCGCGAGGTTCTCGTTCCTGTTGTGGATGGCATGAATCGCTGCGGCTCGCCGTTTAGAGGCGTTCTTTATGCCGGCATAATGGTTACGCAGGCCGGCCCGAGGGTGCTTGAGTTCAATGTGCGTTTTGGTGACCCGGAGACGCAGCCGGTGTTGATGAGATTAAAAACAGATTTGCTTGAGGTTATGCTGGCAGTCTGCGAGGGAAGGCTCGACAAAATGACTCTTGACTGGGACAGGCGGCCGGCAGTATGCGTTGTTATGTCTTCGGGAGGTTATCCGGGCAGCTATGAAAAAGGCAAAGAAATAACCGGTGTCGAAAATGCCATGGAACTCGATGATGTCATGGTCTTTCATGCGGGAACAAAAATTGAAAACGGCAAACTTGTTACGGCCGGCGGGCGTGTTCTTGGCGTAACCGCTATGGGCGATACGCTTAAAGAAGCTCAGAAACGTGCTTATGAAGCTGTTGATTTGATAACTTTTGAAGGAGCATACTGCCGCCGGGATATCGGATCAAAAGCATTGAAATAA
- the xseB gene encoding exodeoxyribonuclease VII small subunit, whose amino-acid sequence MDEKEMKKNLDKMTFKDTILELENIVKSIESGDFSLEDSLDKYERGMRLIGRCREILRDCEQRVKKISEEQEAE is encoded by the coding sequence ATGGACGAAAAAGAAATGAAAAAAAATCTGGACAAAATGACATTCAAAGATACAATCCTTGAACTTGAAAACATCGTCAAGTCGATTGAATCCGGCGATTTTTCACTTGAAGACAGCCTCGATAAATATGAACGCGGCATGAGACTTATAGGCCGTTGTCGGGAAATACTTCGTGACTGCGAACAGCGGGTCAAAAAGATTTCCGAAGAGCAGGAGGCTGAATAA
- the xseA gene encoding exodeoxyribonuclease VII large subunit, with protein MQRTTFTVSEINQLIKVTLEGYLPPRITVAGEISSFRPHHSGHLYFTLKDNNSQLPSVIWRSTANKLKFDFANGVSVLATGNIDVYPPFGKYQFIVDTIKASGVGNLQLAFEQMYNRLKEEGLFEEAHKMPLPQYPMSIAVVTSESGAAFHDIADSIARRWPCAALYLLPAPVQGDGAAGKIANAISLANRLADKYGIELLIVGRGGGSPEDLWAFNEEPVVRAIYNSRLPVISAVGHEIDTTLADLAADARSSTPTRAGVIAVPDRHELIEFVKGLRQRLRGAAESRLNLSRSRLQTVMASSFFRNPLYPVNYKTQQLDSITQKLRRLADASFAANKDMLNSYARRLDMVSPAKLIDKNRLTIEHISSTVTRDVKVMLREQTSRLESLEARLQAVDPRNVLKRGYTITTKKADDSIIRSADKIVPEDIIVTEFADGSKLQSRAQKDGE; from the coding sequence ATGCAGCGAACAACATTTACAGTTTCAGAAATAAATCAGCTGATAAAGGTGACTCTTGAGGGGTATCTGCCGCCGCGTATAACTGTTGCCGGTGAGATATCGAGTTTTCGCCCGCACCATTCGGGGCATCTTTATTTCACGCTTAAAGACAACAATTCTCAGCTGCCTTCAGTTATATGGAGAAGCACCGCAAACAAGCTGAAGTTTGATTTCGCCAACGGTGTATCAGTGCTGGCAACCGGCAATATTGATGTTTATCCGCCTTTCGGCAAGTATCAGTTCATTGTGGATACAATCAAGGCTTCAGGCGTAGGAAACCTCCAGCTTGCTTTTGAACAGATGTATAATCGGCTGAAGGAAGAGGGGCTCTTTGAAGAAGCTCACAAAATGCCTCTCCCGCAGTATCCCATGTCTATTGCTGTTGTTACCAGCGAGTCCGGAGCGGCGTTCCATGACATCGCAGACAGCATCGCCAGGCGCTGGCCTTGTGCGGCATTGTATCTGCTGCCGGCGCCGGTACAGGGTGATGGAGCGGCAGGAAAAATCGCAAATGCGATATCGCTTGCAAACAGGCTGGCAGATAAATACGGTATCGAGCTTTTGATTGTCGGACGCGGCGGCGGCTCACCTGAAGACCTCTGGGCGTTCAACGAGGAACCTGTTGTGCGGGCTATTTACAATTCTCGTCTGCCGGTAATCAGTGCCGTGGGACATGAAATCGACACAACCCTCGCTGATCTTGCCGCTGATGCCAGGTCTTCAACTCCAACCCGCGCCGGCGTAATTGCCGTGCCGGACAGGCATGAGCTTATAGAGTTTGTGAAAGGCCTGCGGCAAAGGCTTCGCGGCGCCGCCGAGTCAAGGCTAAACCTTTCCCGCAGCAGGCTTCAAACTGTTATGGCCAGCTCTTTTTTCCGCAATCCTTTGTATCCTGTAAATTACAAAACTCAGCAGCTTGACAGCATTACACAGAAACTGCGGCGGCTTGCTGATGCGTCCTTTGCCGCAAATAAAGATATGCTGAATTCTTATGCCCGCAGACTCGATATGGTATCTCCGGCAAAACTTATTGACAAAAACAGGCTCACGATCGAACATATAAGCAGCACTGTTACAAGAGATGTTAAAGTTATGCTGCGGGAGCAAACCAGCCGATTAGAGTCGCTTGAGGCACGTTTGCAAGCTGTTGACCCAAGAAATGTTTTGAAAAGAGGCTACACCATAACCACAAAAAAGGCGGATGATTCTATTATCCGCAGTGCTGATAAAATAGTTCCCGAAGATATAATAGTTACCGAATTTGCAGATGGCAGCAAGTTACAAAGCAGGGCCCAAAAAGACGGAGAATAA
- a CDS encoding acyl-CoA dehydrogenase family protein has translation MANFYKDNDDIKFLLNHMDLGELADLMEQGYKYAEQFDTAPANAQDAIENYELVIDSLGQLCADFVAPRSEEMDHEGNELLPDGSVKRPKAMYEILDQLAKAQVMGMTLPHRFGGLNFPSLMLSVANEMVSRADASLMNIFGLQGIAETINFFADEELKQKYLPDLANGKHTGAMVLTEPDAGSDLQACKVKAFQDADGQWYVHGVKRFITNGCGEVLLIMARSEPEISDGRGLSLFSCYKSPTVHIRRLEDKLGIHASPTCEIFFDNTPVELVGERQRGLITYVMALMNGARIGISAQGLGIGEAAYRIARDYAASREQFGGPIEKLPPIRDLLINMKISVEESRSLLYEACRVVDHEIGMNKTIENPDSDPALVKETKKRLRMIKRYAAMLTPMTKYISTEMANQVASDSISVLGGSGYMRDYACERYFRDARITNIYEGTTQLQVVAAVRHVTNGTAEKYIAELAEYDYEPQTVELLEILKANTETMQECVKFIKERGIDYMDLYGRDLVDIAVKIIGGYLFCQQACSKFDMQTAVGKNGKTMSMKERKLAIAKRYINRCNFEIEACRKRILSGCKSSFELYEEIAGPVPELA, from the coding sequence ATGGCAAACTTTTACAAAGACAATGACGATATTAAGTTTCTCTTGAACCATATGGACCTTGGCGAGCTTGCCGATCTTATGGAGCAGGGATATAAGTACGCAGAACAGTTTGACACCGCACCGGCGAATGCTCAGGACGCGATAGAAAACTATGAACTCGTAATAGATTCACTGGGACAGCTTTGCGCCGATTTTGTGGCTCCAAGAAGTGAAGAAATGGACCACGAAGGCAATGAGCTTCTGCCCGACGGCAGTGTTAAACGCCCCAAAGCAATGTACGAAATACTTGATCAGCTCGCAAAGGCACAGGTTATGGGAATGACGCTGCCGCACCGTTTCGGCGGGCTCAACTTCCCCAGCCTTATGCTTTCTGTTGCTAATGAGATGGTTTCCCGTGCAGACGCCTCTCTTATGAACATTTTTGGTCTTCAGGGCATTGCAGAAACAATCAACTTCTTTGCAGATGAAGAGCTAAAACAAAAATACCTGCCCGATCTTGCAAACGGCAAGCATACCGGCGCAATGGTTCTTACCGAGCCGGATGCCGGTTCAGACCTGCAGGCGTGTAAGGTCAAGGCGTTTCAGGATGCTGACGGCCAGTGGTATGTTCACGGCGTGAAACGTTTTATAACAAACGGCTGCGGCGAAGTTCTGCTTATAATGGCACGGAGTGAGCCGGAAATATCTGACGGCCGCGGCTTGAGTCTGTTTTCATGTTATAAGAGCCCGACAGTTCACATACGCCGGCTCGAGGACAAGCTGGGAATCCATGCTTCTCCGACATGCGAAATTTTCTTCGACAATACTCCTGTTGAGCTCGTTGGCGAACGCCAGAGGGGGCTTATTACTTATGTTATGGCGCTTATGAACGGTGCGCGTATCGGCATATCAGCGCAGGGTCTTGGCATCGGCGAAGCCGCATACCGGATTGCCAGAGATTATGCCGCAAGCCGCGAGCAGTTCGGCGGACCGATTGAGAAACTGCCTCCGATCAGGGACTTGCTGATTAACATGAAAATTTCTGTTGAGGAAAGCCGTTCGCTGCTTTATGAAGCGTGCAGGGTAGTTGACCATGAAATAGGAATGAATAAGACCATAGAAAACCCGGACAGCGATCCGGCATTGGTCAAGGAAACAAAGAAACGTCTGCGTATGATAAAACGCTACGCCGCGATGCTTACACCTATGACCAAATACATTTCAACCGAGATGGCCAACCAGGTCGCTTCAGATTCTATCAGTGTTCTTGGCGGCAGCGGCTACATGCGTGATTATGCCTGTGAGAGGTATTTCCGTGATGCCCGCATCACTAATATTTATGAAGGTACTACACAGCTTCAGGTTGTTGCGGCGGTAAGGCATGTAACAAACGGAACAGCAGAGAAATATATCGCTGAGCTTGCAGAGTATGATTACGAGCCGCAGACAGTCGAGCTGCTTGAAATTCTAAAAGCCAACACCGAGACAATGCAGGAGTGCGTTAAGTTCATCAAAGAGCGGGGTATCGATTATATGGACCTCTACGGCAGAGATCTGGTTGATATCGCCGTTAAGATTATTGGCGGTTACCTTTTCTGTCAGCAGGCCTGCAGCAAGTTTGATATGCAGACAGCTGTGGGCAAAAATGGCAAAACCATGAGCATGAAAGAGCGTAAACTCGCTATTGCAAAACGTTATATAAACCGCTGCAATTTTGAGATTGAGGCGTGCAGAAAACGTATCTTAAGCGGCTGTAAATCTTCTTTTGAACTTTACGAAGAGATTGCAGGGCCCGTGCCGGAACTGGCATAA
- a CDS encoding electron transfer flavoprotein subunit alpha/FixB family protein, producing the protein MIKVNKEGQVWVFAEQHLGKIEDTSLELMGRARELANKLGVQVGAVLLGSSVKNAADMLVHYGADTVYMGEHPLLEHYQTSSYSKILYDVIQKYEPQIMLFGATPVGRDLAPHVASAVKAGLTADCTDLQIGRHEIKKTGEVYDNLLFQIRPAFGGNIIATIINYDRWPQMATVREGVMPMPEPDGRRKGGIVEIKVSLSHADLVVEILDEHRRDKTVNLKASRIIVAGGAGVGSRENFRLIWDLANCLGAVPGASRAAVDLGFIDRDHQVGQTGTTVRPSLYIAAGISGAVQHQAGMSDSKKIIAINNDPDAPIFNVAHYKIVGDLNEVIPAMIKAIKEKV; encoded by the coding sequence ATGATAAAAGTAAACAAAGAAGGCCAGGTGTGGGTGTTCGCTGAACAGCATCTTGGCAAAATAGAAGACACATCTCTTGAGCTTATGGGCAGAGCGCGTGAGCTGGCAAACAAGCTCGGAGTTCAGGTCGGCGCGGTTTTACTTGGCAGCTCGGTGAAGAACGCGGCTGATATGCTTGTTCATTATGGTGCAGATACTGTTTACATGGGTGAGCATCCCTTGCTTGAGCATTACCAGACAAGCTCATACAGCAAAATACTTTATGATGTTATTCAAAAGTATGAACCGCAAATCATGCTCTTTGGCGCAACACCTGTAGGCCGTGATCTTGCGCCGCACGTTGCAAGTGCGGTAAAAGCCGGCCTCACAGCTGATTGTACTGATCTTCAGATCGGCAGGCATGAAATCAAAAAGACCGGAGAAGTTTACGATAATCTGCTCTTCCAGATTCGCCCCGCTTTCGGCGGAAATATTATAGCTACTATCATAAACTATGACCGCTGGCCGCAGATGGCAACAGTCCGTGAGGGCGTTATGCCTATGCCTGAGCCGGACGGCAGGCGTAAAGGTGGTATAGTCGAGATCAAGGTAAGCCTCAGTCATGCTGATCTTGTGGTTGAGATACTCGATGAACATCGCCGAGATAAGACTGTTAACCTTAAGGCTTCGAGAATTATCGTTGCCGGAGGCGCCGGCGTTGGCAGCAGGGAAAACTTCCGCCTTATCTGGGATCTTGCAAATTGTCTTGGAGCAGTTCCAGGCGCATCACGTGCTGCGGTTGACCTTGGTTTTATTGACAGAGACCACCAGGTTGGCCAGACCGGAACTACTGTTCGGCCGAGTCTGTATATTGCCGCCGGCATAAGCGGAGCAGTACAGCATCAGGCAGGCATGAGCGATAGTAAAAAGATTATAGCAATTAACAATGATCCGGACGCTCCGATTTTCAATGTTGCCCATTATAAGATTGTAGGCGATTTGAATGAAGTTATTCCGGCTATGATAAAGGCGATTAAAGAAAAAGTATAA
- a CDS encoding electron transfer flavoprotein subunit beta/FixA family protein, with amino-acid sequence MSYKCVVLVKQVPDTARITGEAMNEDGTVNRAALPAIFNPEDLNALELAIQIKERFGGTVTVVTMGLPAAAEILKQSLFRGADETYLVTDRRCAASDTLATSYILSQAVKKIGYDIVLCGRQAIDGDTAQVGPQTAEKLGIPQVTYVEELKDITEGKITARRSIGNGWQDVKTTLPVLLTVTDEANEPRVAGALNMMKYKKAKTSLEVEDADEAKTLEDKGLLIKVLNLDDIEADLQWCGRDGSPTKVHRIMSVVLTAKETREVEPTEEGISEMVHELIVDHTIG; translated from the coding sequence GTGTCTTATAAATGTGTTGTATTAGTTAAACAGGTACCGGATACCGCCAGGATAACCGGCGAGGCAATGAACGAAGACGGTACCGTCAACCGCGCGGCTCTGCCGGCAATATTTAACCCGGAAGACCTTAATGCGCTGGAACTTGCGATCCAGATCAAGGAGCGTTTCGGCGGCACTGTTACAGTTGTGACCATGGGGCTTCCGGCTGCTGCTGAAATACTAAAGCAGTCACTCTTCCGCGGGGCCGATGAGACGTACCTTGTTACTGACCGCCGCTGTGCTGCCAGTGACACCCTGGCTACAAGCTATATTCTCAGCCAGGCCGTTAAGAAAATTGGTTATGATATAGTCTTGTGCGGACGCCAGGCGATTGACGGCGACACTGCACAGGTTGGCCCCCAGACCGCCGAGAAACTTGGTATTCCGCAGGTTACCTATGTCGAAGAGCTCAAAGATATAACAGAAGGTAAAATTACAGCCCGCCGGAGCATAGGCAACGGCTGGCAGGATGTTAAAACCACTCTGCCGGTACTGCTTACCGTCACTGATGAGGCAAACGAGCCGCGTGTGGCAGGCGCTCTGAACATGATGAAATACAAAAAGGCTAAGACCTCTCTCGAGGTTGAAGACGCAGACGAAGCCAAAACTCTTGAAGATAAAGGCCTTCTGATAAAAGTGTTAAATCTCGATGATATTGAGGCTGACCTGCAATGGTGCGGCCGCGACGGCTCTCCTACAAAGGTGCATCGGATTATGAGCGTTGTGCTCACCGCTAAGGAAACTCGCGAAGTTGAGCCTACAGAAGAGGGCATCAGTGAAATGGTGCACGAGTTAATTGTTGATCACACTATCGGATAA